One genomic window of Chiloscyllium punctatum isolate Juve2018m chromosome 21, sChiPun1.3, whole genome shotgun sequence includes the following:
- the LOC140492376 gene encoding cytoplasmic 60S subunit biogenesis factor ZNF622-like: protein MSSYTCITCHVAFGDAEIQRSHYKTDWHRYNLKRKVAEMPPVTAENFQERVLALRSAVEEKKKGTATDCTSCGKRFATFNAYENHLKSKKHQDTEKKFTSIASKQLERLNVKNLEVGISEDGMDKDTVNIAIQQAVKAQLAPSTRKRTVVPVTGDAESQVTVSSQQNKKPDKPPRLLWFEQQAAKLDQLESFEEEVTMEDEDDGEWEDVDSVCDEEEHFKNESRADKLTEDFPPGSIQITDCLFCPHHSRSLFKNINHMTKMHGFFIPDIEYLVELKGLMKYMREKVGLGNVCLWCNEKGRSFYSTEAVQAHMVDSSHCKLFTDGDAALEFADFYDFR from the exons ATGTCTTCCTACACCTGCATCACGTGTCATGTGGCTTTTGGTGATGCTGAGATTCAGAGGTCACACTACAAAACAGATTGGCACAGATATAACCTGAAGCGTAAAGTCGCAGAAATGCCTCCGGTGACAGCTGAAAACTTCCAAGAACGTGTATTGGCCTTGAGATCAGCTGTAGAAGAGAAGAAAAAGGGGACTGCCACAGACTGCACATCTTGTGGTAAAAGATTCGCCACCTTCAATGCCTACGAAAATCATTTAAAATCCAAGAAACACCAGGATACAGAAAAGAAGTTCACGAGCATTGCAAGTAAACAGCTGGAAAGGCTGAATGTGAAAAATTTGGAGGTAGGGATAAGCGAGGATGGAATGGACAAAGATACCGTGAATATAGCCATTCAGCAGGCAGTAAAAGCTCAGCTGGCTCCCTCCACGAGGAAAAGGACTGTTGTCCCAGTAACTGGAGACGCTGAGTCACAAGTCACGGTTAGTAGCCAACAAAACAAGAAGCCTGACAAACCACCTCGGTTACTCTGGTTCGAACAGCAAGCTGCAAAATTGGACCAGCTCGAGTCATTTGAGGAGGAAGTGACGATGGAGGATGAAGATGACG GTGAATGGGAGGATGTGGATTCTGTCTGTGATGAGGAGGAACATTTTAAAAACGAGAGTCGAGCTGATAAGCTGACTGAAGACTTTCCACCTGGCAGTATTCAAATAACAGACTGCTTATTTTGTCCACATCACTCTCGATCTCTATTTAAAAATATTAATCATATGACAAAGATGCACGGATTTTTCATTCCTGACATTGAATATTTAGTGGAGCTAAAGGGTTTGATGAAGTACATGA GAGAAAAGGTTGGTCTGGGAAACGTTTGCCTGTGGTGCAATGAGAAAGGGCGGTCCTTTTACTCGACTGAAGCTGTCCAAGCTCATATGGTTGACAGCAGCCATTGTAAGCTCTTCACAGATGGAGATGCTGCTCTTGAATTTGCAGACTTCTATGACTTTAGGTAA